GCCACGGCGATATCGTAGGTCTCGGCCATGGCCGCGATCTTGCGCACCTCCCAAATGCCGCCGGCATGGCAAAGGTCCGGCTGGATAATATCCACATTTCCGCTGGCCAGCAGCTGCTTAAAGCCCCAGCGGGTATACATCCGCTCTCCCGTGGCGATGGGGATCCGGCTGACGCGCTTGATCTCCGCCAACGCCTCGTTATTCTCGGGCAGCACGGGTTCCTCTATAAACATGGGCCGGAAGGGCTCCAGCTCTTTGATGAGGATGTTGGCCATGGTCTTATGCACCCGGCCATGGAAATCCACCCCCACGCCGATCTCGTACCCCACCGCCTCGCGGATGGCAGCCATGCGGGCCACGGCCTCATCCACCTTGCGGTAGCTGTCGATAAAGGCCATCTCCTCGGTGCCGTTCATCTTGACCGCTTTATAGCCCGCCTCTACCTTTTCTCTGGCGTCCTGCGCGGCAGTGGAGGCCCTATCCCCGCCGATCCAGACGTATACCGGCATGCGCTCGCGCACAGGGCCGCCCATCAACTCGTACACCGGCACGCCCAGCGCCTTGCCCTTAATATCCCACAGCGCCTGTTCAATGCCGGAAATGGCGCTGGTCAGGATCGGCCCGCCCCGGTAAAAGCCGCCCCGGTACAGGGTCTGAAACATATCCTCAATGCGGATCTCCTTTCCCAGGAGATAGTCGCTCATCTCCTCCACCGCGGTTTTAACGGTATCGGCCCGTCCCTCTACCACCGGCTCGCCCCATCCGGTCAGCCCCTCGTCGGTGGTGACCTTTAAAAACAGCCAGCGTGGCGGCACCTGGAACAGCTCCATGCTCCGGATCTTCATCTATATCCCCCCATATTTTATTTTCAGTTGTTTTCTTTCAGGATCCGCACCAGCTCCTGCGCGCTGCGCCGCAGTTTGCCCCAGTCCCCCGCGCGGATAGCGCCCCTGTCGCACAGCGCGCCGCCCATTCCGATGCCGGCTGCGCCCGCCTTCATATAGCTGTCCATATTCTCGGGCTTGATGCCGCCCACGGCGATGATCTTCAGATCCGGCAGCGGCGCGCGGATGGCCTTGAGGTAATCCGGCCCCATGTTGCCCACGGGGAAGAGTTTGACCGCCGGCGCCCCCGCCTTGACGGCCGCCACGATCTCGCTGGGCGTAAATACCCCCGGCAGGGGCACGCATCCCAGTTCGATAGCGCAGTCCACCACCTCCGGGTCAAAATTCGGGGCGATGAGGTACCCAGCGCCGCTTTGCGCAGCCTCCCTGGCCTGCTGGGTGGTCACCACCGTGCCCGCGCCCAGATACACCTGCTCGCCAAAGCCCTCCTTCAGCGCGCGGATGCCTTTTAAGGTATCCTCATAGCGCTCGGGATGGTACTGCGCATCCGGCAGGGCCACTTCTACCATCCGCAGTCCGCCTTCACACAGCGCCTCCACAGTGGGTAACAGGTATTTAGATTCCACGCCGCGCAGGATCGCGATGATCTTATGCTTGTCCAGCTCCTGTAAAAAGCGGTCATTTACCGCCTCTCGGTTCTCTTTTCTCATGCTTAAGCCTCTCCTTATCTGCTTTAAATTGCTCGCCCGGCTCATTTCCTACTTATTATACCGCGTTTGCACCCAAGCGGGAACCATCTATCTTTATGCTTCGTAGATTTTCGCGGGTTGTAAAGGCATAAACAGGATGCAAAATGCTACCCAAACCGGATAGCAGTTCGCATCGCCTATCAAGCACCATGCAGCTTAAACCGGCACCAGCGCACAACAACCTGTGTACAGGAAAAGCGCCGGCCTCTTGAAGGCTGGCGTCCGCGTTTCGCTCCTGGCCCTTATTCGGGCGCTTCCCGGCCGATGGCATCCACGCAGCTTTTCAGCCGCGCATAAGTTTCTTCGTCTACCTTGCCGGAGGCATAGATCTGCTGATCCTTCTGGAACTGGCGCACGGTCCTTTCCAGATAGCTGCCAAACCGCCCGTCCGTCCCGCCGGGCTGATAGCCCAGGTCCTCCAGCATCAGCTGTACCTTTTGTACGTCGCTGCCCACATCGCCATTGCGCATCAGGCGAAAGGGCGGGTTATCGTGCTTAATCGTCACCCACGCGCCGTAGGGGACAATTTTATAAAGCTCGCGCACATCCTGATTTTTCATGCGGATGCAGCCGTGAGAGGCATTGCTCTTGCCCACGAACCAGGGCTCTACCGTGCCGTGGATGCCGTATTTACCCCAGGGCACGTTGATGCCCAGCCAGGCGCCGCCAAACCCCTCGCCCCAGTTGCCCTTATCCACCACCTTAAAGGTGCCGATGGGCGAGGGACTCTCCCGCGCCCCGCCGGATACCGGGTAGGTCTTGATGCATTCGCCCCCATGCCATACCTCCAGGGTATGCGCATCCAGGTCCACCTTCAGGTGCCAATCCACCTTGGGCCCTTCCGCGCTGGACATCTCCGCCTGCTCAGGCGCAAAATCCCGCGCAAAAAAGGCGTGGTGCATGTTTTGCAGCCCATAAAGCGCCCCCCATAATAGCAGCGCTGCGCCCAGCAGGCAGCCCATGCACAGCAATAGTTTTTTGAGCGAGATCACTTTGAGCATACCCAAAATCTCCGCCTTTCCCCATTATCCCATGGTATTCAAGGATATGGGGCATGAGGGGGAAATATGCGTTAATCCGCCCTAGCCGCCAACACCCGCTCTTCAAAGGCAGATAATCTCCTGTACGCCTTTTGCATGAACGCCTCCGGCCCCATGCTCTTTTCATCTTCCCGTGGGACGACCTCCAGCGACAGGCATCCTTCATATCCTGCCCCGGCCAGCAGGCGGGCGGTCTGGCGCCAGTCGATCTGGCCGTTGCCCGGCAGCCAGTGCCGGTCCTCCCGCCCGTCGTTGTCCGAGAGGTGCAAACAGCTCAACCTGGCCCCCAGCGCCTCCAACAGCAGCCCGGTATCTCCCCGCAAATGGCCGTGGGAGGTATCCAGGCAAAATTTCAGGCTCTCACAGCTTGGCGCGTGCATCACGTCCAGCAACAACTGGGGAAAACGGGTGTTTTCCACCGCTACCTCCACGCCCAGGCGTCGCCCCTCGGCGGCGATGCAGGCAAAGGCTTCCAGCCCTTCCCGGCTTTGGGGGGGCGGGGTATCGCCGCTTGTGGCATGTAGGACTACCCGCGGGTAGCCAAAGCGCGCGCACTCCCCGATCCAACCCAGATAAGCCGCCACCAGCGCGCCATTGTCCTTTTGCCAAAGTGCGTTTACCTGCTCATAGGGCAGGTGCACGCTGTCCACAGCCAGGCCGCTGCGCTCTACCATCCGCGCCCGCTGTTCGGGGGTACCGTAGTAGTCCGCCAGCGAATCTCCCCACCAGAGCATGACCGCGTCAAACCCGGCTTTGGCAATGGCTTCCAGCTGCTGCGCCAGGGGCAGCACATAGCCAAACCAGGTAAAAGCGCCTTTTTCCACTTTTGCCACCCTCCTGATTCTTAAATCCATCCAACCCTAAAGCCCGGCTGATACTCTTATTATAGCGGCATGCCGTTAAAATGGATACCCTTTTCCCCTTGACGTTGCGCCAAGCGCGATATACAATATATATGCAATATTAATTTTTAAAGCACAATATATTGTATATTATGAACTTTTATGCAGGAGGAGGCAGCTCATCATGATCACCAGCATCATCAAGCGCGACGGACGGCAGGTTCCCTTTGACCTGGATAAGATCGCCCAGGCGATCTGCAAAGCCTTTCAGGCATCCGGCAGCGCAAAGGGAATGGAAACGGCCACGGAGTTGGCCCGTCAGGTCGCTACGCTTTTGGAGCAGGATGAGAGCATTGGCGCCTCCCCCAGCGTCGAACAGATTCAGGATGTGGTCGAGCAGGTGCTGATCTCGGGCGGCTTTGTGCGCACCGCCAAGGCCTACATCCTTTACCGGGCCGAGCGCAGCCGCGCCCGGGAGATGAATACCCGCCTGATGCAGATTTACGAGGATATCACCTTTAAGCCCGCCCGGGATTCGGATATCAAGCGGGAAAACGCCAATATCGACGGGGACACCGCCATGGGCACCATGCTGAAGTACGGCTCTGAGGGCGCCAAGCAGTTCAACAATATGTTCGTGCTCAATCCCCAGCACGTGCAGGCCCACCAAAACGGCGATATCCATATCCACGACATGGATTTTTACACCCTGACCACCACCTGCTGCCAGATCGACCTGATCGCGCTGTTCAAGGGCGGCTTTTCCACCGGGCACGGCGTGCTGCGCGAGCCCAACGATATCGCCAGCTACTCCGCGCTGGCCTGCATCGCCATCCAGTCCAACCAGAACGACCAGCACGGCGGCCAGTCTGTGGTAAACTTTGAATACGCCCTGGGGCAGGGCGTGGGCAAGACCTACGTCAAGCGCTACCGGGATAACCTGGCCAAAGCGCTGGAGCTGCTGGCCGGGCAGGAGGATGCGCCCGCGCTGGCAAGCGAGCTGATAGCGGCGCTGGCGGCCCAGGGCTTACGCCCCACCCTGGCGGAGGATGCCCAATACCATCAGGCGGAAGCCGAAGCGTTAAGGCAAAAGGGGTTCGAACCTCAGCTGATTGCCCGCGCGCAGGCCTTTGCCCAGAAGCGCGCCTATCAGGAGACCGATAAGGCCACCTATCAGGCTATGGAAGCCTTTATCCACAATTTAAATACCATGCATTCCCGTGCCGGTGCGCAGACCCCCTTTAGCTCCATCAACTACGGGATGGATACCTCGCCCGAGGGCCGCATGGTCATGCGCAACGTATTGCTGGCTACGGAAGCCGGCCTGGGCAACGGGGAAACGCCCATCTTCCCCATCCAGATCTTCCGCGTTAAAGAGGGGATCTCCTACAATCCCGGCGACCCGAATTACGACCTGTTCGAGCTGGCCTGCCGGGTCAGCGCCAAGCGGTTGTTCCCCAACTTCTCTTTTCAGGACGCGCCCTATAACCTTAAATACTATAAAGAGGGGCATCCCGAAACCGAGATCGCCTACATGGGCTGCCGCACCCGGGTGATCGGCAACGTAGCCGACCCGGAGCGGGAGATTTCCAACAGCCGGGGGAACTTGAGCTTTACCTCCATCAACCTGCCCCGGCTGGCCATCAAGGCCAACGGCAACATCGCCCTGTTCTTTGAGGATCTGGACCGCAAGATTGATTTAGTGATCGCCCAGCTCAACGAGCGCTTTGAGATCCAGGCCCGCAAAAAAGTCTACAACTATCCCTTCCTCATGGGGCAGGGCGTATGGCTGGACAGCGACAAGCTGGATTGGGAGGATGAGGTGCGCGAGGTGCTCCGGCACGGCACCCTCTCTGTCGGCTTTATCGGCCTGGCCGAGACCCTGAAATGCCTGACCGGCCAGCATCACGGCCAAAGCGCCACCGCCCAGAACCTGGGGCTGGAGATCGTCGGGCACATGCGCGCCCGTTTGGATGAGGAAAGCGCGCGTACAAAGATGAATTACACCCTTTTAGCCACCCCTGCCGAGGGTCTAAGCGGCCGTTTTGTGCGGATGGACCGGGAAGCGTATGGTGTGATCGAAGGGGTGACCGACCGGGAGTACTATACCAACAGCTTCCATATACCGGTCTACTACCCTATCAGCGCCTTTGACAAGATCCGTCTGGAAGCGCCCTACCACGAGCTGACCAACGCCGGCCACATCACCTACGTGGAGCTGGACGGCGACCCCACCCAGAACCTGGCGGCCTTCCAGAAGGTGGTGCGCGCCATGCACGATGCGGGCGTTGGCTACGGCTCGATCAACCATCCGGTAGACCGTGACCCGGTTTGCGGGTATAACGGCATCATCGGCGATACCTGCCCCAGCTGCGGGCGCGAGGAGGGCGATATACCTTTTGAGCGCATCCGCCGCATTACCGGTTACCTGGTCGGTACGCTGGACCGGTTCAACAACGCTAAGCGCGCTGAGGAGCGGGATCGCGTCAAGCACGGGATGGGGGTCTGACCTTGCAATTACGTTTAAGCGGCTTCACCCAGGATTCCATCGTCGACGGTCCAGGGCTGCGGGCCACCGTATTTTTGCAGGGCTGCCCGCACCGCTGCCCTGGCTGCCATAATCCGCAAACGCACGCTTTTGACGGGGGCACCCTCATGGATACGCAGGCCCTGCTGCAAAAAATCGCCGCCAACCCGCTGCTGGACGGCGTCACCTTTTCCGGCGGCGAGCCCTTTTGCCAGGCGCAGGCGCTTTGCCATCTGGCCCGAGGGGTACGCGCCTTGGGGCTAAACCTTTGGTGCTATACCGGCTATCTCTTTGAAGAGCTGCTGGAAAAGGGCGATCCTCACCAAATCGCGCTGCTAAGGGAGCTGGACGTGTTGGTGGATGGGCCGTTCATCCAGGAGCAGCGCAGCCTGGAGCTGACCTTTTGCGGTTCGCGCAACCAGCGCATAATCGATGTGCATCAGAGTCTGGCCGCCGGCACGGCCGTCACGATCCAGCTTTAAGCTAGAAATAAAATTTTTAAGAGCAAAAGGCATAAAAATAGCCAAGTGCCGCAATCCTATTGATTGCGGCACTTGGCATCTATTTCACTCTCTCACTTATCGGCTTTTTTATCCGCTTTGGAGGTTTCCTTGCCCTCTTTGGGCAGAAGGGATAGTATCTTCTCGGCTATGATGCGCCGGGCATTGGCTTCTAACACCAGCTGCAAAGCCAGGTGGATGAGCGCTTCGCAGTCCTCCGCCTCTGTGCAGGCCTGAAGCGAGCGTTCAAACCGGTCCGTCTGTTCCAGCAGCACCTCGTCCTGCGTCTTGCAGAACTGGGAAAACATGCCGTCCACATTTTCTTTGGTGCGGTAAAAACGGAGCAGCCGTTCGATCTCCTCCATGGAGATGATGGGCTTGATCATCGAGATCGCCATGAGCAGCGCCAAATGCTCCCGGCTGTACTTTTTGCCCTGGGGGCGCGGCAATATTCCGTTTTTGGCATAATTGTTGATCATCGAGGGCGTCATCATCTTATCCTGATCCTGCGCGCGCAACAGCGCTGTTTGCCGTTCCAGATAAGTGATGACCTGGTCCATATACAGGTCGATATCCGGCAGCTGAGACCAGGCTACGGTTTTATGCTCTTTCAGCTGCTGGGCCCATTGCGCAAGGGTATCAAAATCCAAGTCCCGTTTCCCCCTTTTCCGAAATATCATACCATATTTCGTACCGATGCGCAAGGGCGGAACGGCTTGACAGGAACACAAGAATCGTGTAATATGGTTTTGTAAACCATATTAAATAATTTCAAAAACATGGTAGGTGAATTACATGACCAATGTAGCCGTATGGGGCGATTCTATTTCTAAAGGTATTTTGTACGATTCGGAGCGCAAGCGCCACATCATCCTCCCCAAGGGCGGTATCCAGGCCGCGGCGGAGTGCCTGGGGCTGGGCCTGCAGAACTTTTCGCGCTTTGGCGCGACCATTTCAAAGGGATGGGAGCGGTTGCAAAAGTCCTTATCCCAGGGCATAAATTACGACCTTGCGCTGCTGGAATATGGCGGTAACGATTGCGATTATGACTGGAGCCAGATCTCTGCCAATCCGGATGGCGAATATCTGCCCTTTACGCCGCTGGAGCAGTTTAAAAAAATCTATCAGGCTATGATCGCCGCCTTTAAAGAGCGTGGGATCACGCCCGCGGTCATGAACCTTCCGCCCATCGATTCCAGGCGTTATCTGCAGTTTGTTACCCGTAATGGCTTAAGCGCGCAAAACATCCTCAAGTGGCTGGGGGATGTAGAGCATATCCATCGTCATCAGGCCGCCTACTCCCAAGTGGTGGAGCAGATCGCACTTGAAAACGGCTGCTATCTGGTGGATGTACGCAAGGGTTTTTTTGACGCAGGCGATTACCGCGCCCTGTTGTGCGAGGACGGCATCCATCCCAACCTGGAAGGGCAGCGCTGCATCCAGCATCAGCTGGTGGGCTACGCGCACGCGATGGGGATTTAGGTACAAATATAGGCATAAAAAGGGCCGGCAGCTTGCCGGCCCTTTTGTTTTTATTCTACGCTGGCGCCCATGCGCTGGGCCAGCAGCACCGCCTGCTGGAGGTCGATCTTGGTGCCCTTCATCCGGCACTGTCCAAGGTCTGTCCCGGTGATGTCCGCTCCCCGCAGGTCCGCCCCGATCAGGGAAGCGCCCTGTAGCATCGCATAGCTTAAGTCGCAGCCGGAAAGGTTGGCAAAGCTCAGGTCGCAGTCCTGCATATCCGCGTGGGAAAAGTTCATATCGCTTAAGTCGTCCTTTTTAAACTTCGCCCCGGATAACAGCGCATAGCTGAAATTGCCCCCGCGGATCACCCAGCCCGCCGTGTTGGCCTTGATAAAGCTGGACGCCGTGCCCTTACAGTCCATCATTTCTGCGGCGAACAGGCTGGCCCCGCCAAAGCGGCAGGAGATAAAGGCGCTGGCACGGTGCAGGGAGCCGTTCAGATGCGCGTATTCAAAGTTACAATCCATAAAGGTGCAGGCATGGGTCTGCATTGCCGACAGCATGGCCCCTTTAAAGCTGCAGGCGGTAAAGCGGTAGCCGTCTAAAGTGAGGTCGCTTAAATCCTCCCCTTCAAAGCTTACCTGCTCGTATACCTTGATCTCCGGGTCAAAGGTCATCTCTTTTCCTTTCCACAGCGCGCAAGGCCTTAAAACAGGCCGGTGATCTCGCCCTGCTCGTCCACATCGATCTGCTCAGCCGCCGGTACTTTCGGCAGGCCCGGCATGGTCATGATGTCTCCGGTGAGCACCACCACAAACCCCGCCCCTGCGCTGACCTTCGCGCTGCGCACCGTTACGCGGAAGCCCTCGGGCGCCCCCAGCTTTTTGGGGTCGTCGCTAAAGGAATACTGGGTCTTGGCCACGCAGACCGGACAGGCGCCAAAGCCATCCTGCTCCAATTTTTTAAGCTCGCGCTTGGCCGCGGCGGTAAAGTCCACGCCCTCGCCGCCATACACCTTCTGCACCACCGCCTCCACCTTTTCCTCCAGGGAGAGGGTATCCTCATAGGCAAAGTGAAGCGCCTGGCGGGGCTTTTCGCAAAGGGCCAGCACTTCTTGGGCCAGCGCCTTGCCGCCTTCGCCTCCCTTGGCCCATACATCGCACAATACAGCCTTTACGCCCAGGGCGTTGACCGCCTCCAGCACGCTATCCACCTCCGCCTGGGTATCGGTGGGGAAGCGGTTGAGCGCCACTACCACCGGCAGATGATACACCTGCGTGATATTGCGCACGTGCCGCAGCAGGTTGGGCAGGCCCGCCTTGAGCGCCGGGATATTCTCCTCATTCAAAGCGTCCTTGGCTACCCCGCCGTGGGATTTAAGCGCCCGCACCGTAGCCACG
Above is a genomic segment from Luoshenia tenuis containing:
- the dgoD gene encoding galactonate dehydratase; translation: MKIRSMELFQVPPRWLFLKVTTDEGLTGWGEPVVEGRADTVKTAVEEMSDYLLGKEIRIEDMFQTLYRGGFYRGGPILTSAISGIEQALWDIKGKALGVPVYELMGGPVRERMPVYVWIGGDRASTAAQDAREKVEAGYKAVKMNGTEEMAFIDSYRKVDEAVARMAAIREAVGYEIGVGVDFHGRVHKTMANILIKELEPFRPMFIEEPVLPENNEALAEIKRVSRIPIATGERMYTRWGFKQLLASGNVDIIQPDLCHAGGIWEVRKIAAMAETYDIAVAPHCPLGPIALAASLQLDFCTPNAFIQEQSLGIHYNQGTDMLDYLADPGVFGYSDGAVALPSAPGLGIEMNEEKIRAAAKQGHRWRNPVWRTKDGVVAEW
- a CDS encoding bifunctional 4-hydroxy-2-oxoglutarate aldolase/2-dehydro-3-deoxy-phosphogluconate aldolase, whose product is MRKENREAVNDRFLQELDKHKIIAILRGVESKYLLPTVEALCEGGLRMVEVALPDAQYHPERYEDTLKGIRALKEGFGEQVYLGAGTVVTTQQAREAAQSGAGYLIAPNFDPEVVDCAIELGCVPLPGVFTPSEIVAAVKAGAPAVKLFPVGNMGPDYLKAIRAPLPDLKIIAVGGIKPENMDSYMKAGAAGIGMGGALCDRGAIRAGDWGKLRRSAQELVRILKENN
- a CDS encoding L,D-transpeptidase family protein, yielding MLKVISLKKLLLCMGCLLGAALLLWGALYGLQNMHHAFFARDFAPEQAEMSSAEGPKVDWHLKVDLDAHTLEVWHGGECIKTYPVSGGARESPSPIGTFKVVDKGNWGEGFGGAWLGINVPWGKYGIHGTVEPWFVGKSNASHGCIRMKNQDVRELYKIVPYGAWVTIKHDNPPFRLMRNGDVGSDVQKVQLMLEDLGYQPGGTDGRFGSYLERTVRQFQKDQQIYASGKVDEETYARLKSCVDAIGREAPE
- a CDS encoding sugar phosphate isomerase/epimerase family protein; this translates as MEKGAFTWFGYVLPLAQQLEAIAKAGFDAVMLWWGDSLADYYGTPEQRARMVERSGLAVDSVHLPYEQVNALWQKDNGALVAAYLGWIGECARFGYPRVVLHATSGDTPPPQSREGLEAFACIAAEGRRLGVEVAVENTRFPQLLLDVMHAPSCESLKFCLDTSHGHLRGDTGLLLEALGARLSCLHLSDNDGREDRHWLPGNGQIDWRQTARLLAGAGYEGCLSLEVVPREDEKSMGPEAFMQKAYRRLSAFEERVLAARAD
- a CDS encoding anaerobic ribonucleoside triphosphate reductase, translated to MITSIIKRDGRQVPFDLDKIAQAICKAFQASGSAKGMETATELARQVATLLEQDESIGASPSVEQIQDVVEQVLISGGFVRTAKAYILYRAERSRAREMNTRLMQIYEDITFKPARDSDIKRENANIDGDTAMGTMLKYGSEGAKQFNNMFVLNPQHVQAHQNGDIHIHDMDFYTLTTTCCQIDLIALFKGGFSTGHGVLREPNDIASYSALACIAIQSNQNDQHGGQSVVNFEYALGQGVGKTYVKRYRDNLAKALELLAGQEDAPALASELIAALAAQGLRPTLAEDAQYHQAEAEALRQKGFEPQLIARAQAFAQKRAYQETDKATYQAMEAFIHNLNTMHSRAGAQTPFSSINYGMDTSPEGRMVMRNVLLATEAGLGNGETPIFPIQIFRVKEGISYNPGDPNYDLFELACRVSAKRLFPNFSFQDAPYNLKYYKEGHPETEIAYMGCRTRVIGNVADPEREISNSRGNLSFTSINLPRLAIKANGNIALFFEDLDRKIDLVIAQLNERFEIQARKKVYNYPFLMGQGVWLDSDKLDWEDEVREVLRHGTLSVGFIGLAETLKCLTGQHHGQSATAQNLGLEIVGHMRARLDEESARTKMNYTLLATPAEGLSGRFVRMDREAYGVIEGVTDREYYTNSFHIPVYYPISAFDKIRLEAPYHELTNAGHITYVELDGDPTQNLAAFQKVVRAMHDAGVGYGSINHPVDRDPVCGYNGIIGDTCPSCGREEGDIPFERIRRITGYLVGTLDRFNNAKRAEERDRVKHGMGV
- the nrdG gene encoding anaerobic ribonucleoside-triphosphate reductase activating protein; protein product: MQLRLSGFTQDSIVDGPGLRATVFLQGCPHRCPGCHNPQTHAFDGGTLMDTQALLQKIAANPLLDGVTFSGGEPFCQAQALCHLARGVRALGLNLWCYTGYLFEELLEKGDPHQIALLRELDVLVDGPFIQEQRSLELTFCGSRNQRIIDVHQSLAAGTAVTIQL
- a CDS encoding DUF1836 domain-containing protein, whose translation is MDFDTLAQWAQQLKEHKTVAWSQLPDIDLYMDQVITYLERQTALLRAQDQDKMMTPSMINNYAKNGILPRPQGKKYSREHLALLMAISMIKPIISMEEIERLLRFYRTKENVDGMFSQFCKTQDEVLLEQTDRFERSLQACTEAEDCEALIHLALQLVLEANARRIIAEKILSLLPKEGKETSKADKKADK
- a CDS encoding SGNH/GDSL hydrolase family protein encodes the protein MTNVAVWGDSISKGILYDSERKRHIILPKGGIQAAAECLGLGLQNFSRFGATISKGWERLQKSLSQGINYDLALLEYGGNDCDYDWSQISANPDGEYLPFTPLEQFKKIYQAMIAAFKERGITPAVMNLPPIDSRRYLQFVTRNGLSAQNILKWLGDVEHIHRHQAAYSQVVEQIALENGCYLVDVRKGFFDAGDYRALLCEDGIHPNLEGQRCIQHQLVGYAHAMGI
- a CDS encoding pentapeptide repeat-containing protein, whose product is MTFDPEIKVYEQVSFEGEDLSDLTLDGYRFTACSFKGAMLSAMQTHACTFMDCNFEYAHLNGSLHRASAFISCRFGGASLFAAEMMDCKGTASSFIKANTAGWVIRGGNFSYALLSGAKFKKDDLSDMNFSHADMQDCDLSFANLSGCDLSYAMLQGASLIGADLRGADITGTDLGQCRMKGTKIDLQQAVLLAQRMGASVE